The following nucleotide sequence is from Parasteatoda tepidariorum isolate YZ-2023 unplaced genomic scaffold, CAS_Ptep_4.0 HiC_scaffold_3165, whole genome shotgun sequence.
CATTTTGCTTTGGCGTTGATCGAATGATTATGGgggaattattcattttttaaggaaGGAAAGTCAAAACCAGATCCATAATAAGAGATGTTGcaatgagtaataaaaatacatttgtataagaaaaaatagcagtcaaaaatacacaaaatttacatttttcagctatttatttgtcaaaactCTGATACTTTGGTAAATTATTGCAAAGTATAAATGCAACGagaataaatttatctaaatcttaaattactggtattatatttttgtttctttgtttCATTCTTCCAAAACTATGcaatatttccataaaaaatagctttatagaataactattttttattgcaagtaTATACAgttcctggccaaattattcgacgcactataagattatatgtaaaatcataatcatgaagtgatactatacagctgtattgtttcTACGgggatgaaaccggtttgcatttgtttacgtttctGTATCAaatggttaacattgtaatgcaatatgttaaaaataaacacaaataagaagtatataagaaaaatagaaatgtccTGAATAAAAACGCATTACATGTgcgtttaaatataaaagtattgtataTAAACTCGTGTAAATCATGTAATTActgaaaaactacagtgcgtcttaTAATTTGatcgaattatttaaatattctaatgtaATACTTggcataataaatattctatgttcatagaatatatcgtctaatttatcctatcatcaacattatatgtattatatgtagtctaatttaaccaattgatacacgagcGTAACAGTTTGGTATGAATAGCGATAaaaagtttggactccttaatattaattttactttttaagtatttctatatctagatatttttactatatctcAAGAGTTTTCTAAgcgaatttaaaactttttgcagacagatataaaattcctttatccaaagataaattcatgcaaaacaaagttttatgaactatttattattttttttatcattttacttaataatagtcatagcaattttgaattgtatggtttgcaattttttacgatattttaacGTAGCAGCGTAAATGCACGTTATTTTAAAGAAGCTTAAAggtatgttattttaatgatattcacttattttatctatcaaaatataaaatttgagcaacATCGGTTGAattgtttctgagaaattgaattttaaacatacgacttctttaaaactcgatttctcaggaactgtacaaccgatttcgctcaaattttgcattttaccatttaaaattggatgcattaaaatgatttcaaaaattgtataccttacaattaaagcttttttctgctcttatttaataaaataactaaaaaaataacaaatagttattaaatcttataattatttttcttttgcatgtataaacgaattttataactgtaaaaatgtttaaattcgcTAAAAAAGTTCTCTAGATATAGAAAAAtacgcgaaaagtaaaattaacattaatgtgtccaaactttggatcgctctcctgacaaaACGTACAATGGGGatcttatttttcagattgtgtattttgagggtcaaaaatACGAATCCGtggaaaaaaggtatatttattcagagaaaatacgtttttatgtctgaatccataatttaaaatatcgtctgcactaatcaataagcatatttgagatcaccccttcGAATCActgtcctaaaacgtgaagatccgatcattagataaaagttattcaggttagTCCATATTTACTGGCACACTGTTCACTCGATTCCCgacaacattttaaagaaattgttagCGTTTCATTATAGATCAATATTCACCCGTTCTtaataaactgtaattttaaaagtatttgtgGAATACAAATGTAAATGTCCAAACAATCCCTCCTGAACCTGAAGTCCATATGAGTGATGTGAAGGCcatggaaaaagaaaatagcGTGAGATGACGTGATtgcgaaaataaattatgttccAAAATCCTGTGAGCATCGCAATGTGTGTCGACGTAATATGTGGAAGTTGATCTTGCATGCAAACGATGtcaattttttgcatttctcTGCAGTAATTCTATTCACAAACTCCCTTTGGTGCAGCTTCCTTAAagacccaagtcaaaatttttgatggttttccattgatggaccaacataatcccGATGGTAACCATCATTGATTCCATCATGAACTATTATACTAGTAGTAAGGGCAGGCATCTATGCGGCGGAAGTGATAGGCAGTCAAGGGGTGCTTTTTTCTGCCCCAACCGGAAGTTGCTTATTTATAACGTGTTCCGTGTGATAACACAACTATTGATTACAGAGCGAGTCATTCTGATAAGATAAAACATGCTAGATCTTGGTCTATGACGTGTGTGTTTAATTCATTTCCTTTCACTTGTGCTGGCTCAAAGTTAACCATGtgacagtttaatatttttctgattggCTGTTAGAGTTATATTTCCTTTGTTGGCAACGATGAATACTGTGTTGATAACAATTTCCCTATCGTATATAACAAGTTCCTTTACTCTGGCGTGAGTAGTTACTTcttgaaaattgttaatatttatttcttaagtgTAGTTTTGCAGTATTTAGGTAGTTATGGCAGCCAActcttcattaaaaagaaaacacattgAAATTCAAGTAagtacttattattttctttacccTTATTTTATGACTGTTCATgcgtaataatatttttattttatgttaatagatttCCAGgctaagcataatttttaattcttttaaatttcttttactatatGTTTCAATACACCTATTCGAAACTTAGCCTTATATTTTACTCTTAAACTTTACATTAGATATTAATATTCGAATTGGTTAGAAATAGTTGTTTTAAGTAATGTAGTTAACgtctaaatattaataacgttttgcttgtttgtttttcttggtgactcaaaaatattttacttttttattcaggATGTGCCAAAGAGGAAAGGAGCATTCCAAGAAGGAGCTTATCCCGAACACTATTTTCCTATCGGTGACAACTTCTTCATCCTGGCTAGTACCTTTAATGGAAAATCAGCTATTCATATTCggaagtttaataaatatggtGAAGCATACTATCCGTCAACAGTGGGGCTCACTCTTAAGCCGGAACAGTTCACTGTGTGTTTTCAACATGGCCCACCCACCTCCATTTTTGACATCGTTGAAATCAACTTAGCTCTTGAGGCGATCAATGAATACGATAAAAGGGAGTTTTATTTACTCATGGCTGATGACGGCAAGTACACGCTCACTCACGAACACAAGTGTAGAAGCGGACGACTGTACAAGTTCCCCCTAGACATTAGCTTCGCCCAGTGGAACGCCATTAAAAATGTCCAAGAGGAAGTGATATCCAGCTTCCTAACCCTGAAGTTTAAGTCTAGGGATCTCTTGGAGACTTTTAAAATGGTTTCCAAAAGGAATATACCTTTGGAAAAGCCGAACAGCAGCCGCTATGAAGAAGTTGAACGGGACCACAATAACTGTTTGACACTCGTCTTATACAGACATATAGGTGCGAAGAAAGGTCTCCAACCACCTATGAGAGTTGGGGACGAGGATATTGAAATTGGTGAACTAGCGTCCGTCAAGGATTTTAACGAGTCCTGCATGTTTTTAAACGTTGTAGGGCTAGTTcgtgattttgaaaaagaactgtGTGAAAACAGGATCTATCCGGAATGTGTTCCATTGATTGACTATCTGagtgaacaatatttaaaagtcaTCCGTCTGGATCTATGTATTGCTGCAGCAAGGAAGGATTTTTGctctttcgaaatttaaatagttaagtttttattattattattatctttgaaaataaaatgtatttaataacgTTCAcacattttgttgttgttattaggtatttgttaaaaaattgtgtgTGAAACTTTCCCTTCCAGAGgagaaaatgttttctatttcagcaggcatgaattttctttttcagaataatactttttttttcaggtttcattttaaaaaagggaaaaaatatttaatacttatataggcattactatttaattttattaaaattattgcataccattatttttaacaatcttt
It contains:
- the LOC122273239 gene encoding uncharacterized protein, yielding MAANSSLKRKHIEIQDVPKRKGAFQEGAYPEHYFPIGDNFFILASTFNGKSAIHIRKFNKYGEAYYPSTVGLTLKPEQFTVCFQHGPPTSIFDIVEINLALEAINEYDKREFYLLMADDGKYTLTHEHKCRSGRLYKFPLDISFAQWNAIKNVQEEVISSFLTLKFKSRDLLETFKMVSKRNIPLEKPNSSRYEEVERDHNNCLTLVLYRHIGAKKGLQPPMRVGDEDIEIGELASVKDFNESCMFLNVVGLVRDFEKELCENRIYPECVPLIDYLSEQYLKVIRLDLCIAAARKDFCSFEI